One region of Carya illinoinensis cultivar Pawnee chromosome 8, C.illinoinensisPawnee_v1, whole genome shotgun sequence genomic DNA includes:
- the LOC122318366 gene encoding putative pentatricopeptide repeat-containing protein At1g12700, mitochondrial, producing MGTAPKPVSLLFFFSNQLIIYYRRVWNLPPLSPNIYCFRSLTTNSTTSARNYEESPKKFLKYVIDQCKTGRFRNLGEAMGLFDRMAHMHPLPSIVAFNQLLTAIARMKHHSTVISLVKQMESSLGIAPNIYTLCILINCFCHLNRVDLGFSVLARILKLGFQHESTVLNTLVKGLCLRGKIAEAVNLVDEMREKGYKPDEITYGTIINAMCKVGETGLAIDSVKKMEDANFVVGTPSYNTIIDSLGKQGKMGEAREVFDVMIEKGIEPDIFTHNSLIDGYCRSKRIDEAMNLFLEMPSKRMIPDVVTYNTLIDTFFRVGRPLAALELLHKMQACGQHPDLRTYSISASGLIRNNQVAEAMTLLQEMEDKKLYFNIANYTVLIDAMCAVGKLLTAKELFYSLSTKGLQPNIYTYNAMIKGLCKGGLINEAFKLLEKMDGSGCSPDGITYNIIIRGLLKHDETSRAVECIEIMVDKGFSADETTATVVVYLLSANKVDKSIQEWFQKLL from the coding sequence ATGGGTACCGCTCCTAAACCAGtgtctcttcttttcttcttttcgaatcagttaattatttattatcgtCGCGTATGGAATCTTCCGCCCCTTTCTCCAAACATCTACTGTTTTCGTAGTCTTACTACCAACTCTACCACAAGCGCTCGAAATTATGAGGAAAGCCCCAAGAAATTCTTGAAATATGTAATAGATCAATGCAAAACTGGGAGGTTCAGGAATCTTGGTGAGGCCATGGGCTTGTTTGATCGAATGGCCCACATGCACCCTTTGCCTTCCATTGTGGCTTTTAATCAATTGCTGACTGCAATTGCAAGAATGAAGCATCACTCAACCGTGATCTCTCTAGTGAAACAAATGGAATCATCGTTAGGAATTGCTCCCAATATTTATACTCTTTGTATTTTGATTAATTGCTTCTGCCATTTGAACCGTGTGGATTTGGGGTTCTCTGTCTTGGCAAGAATTTTGAAACTTGGTTTTCAACATGAGTCTACGGTTCTAAACACTTTAGTCAAGGGGCTCTGTCTCCGAGGAAAAATTGCTGAAGCGGTTAATTTGGTTGATGAAATGAGGGAGAAAGGATATAAACCTGATGAAATTACCTACGGAACTATAATTAATGCTATGTGTAAGGTAGGTGAAACTGGTCTGGCCATTGACTCAGTTAAGAAAATGGAAGATGCAAATTTTGTTGTTGGTACACCATCGTATAATACAATCATTGACAGTTTAGGCAAGCAAGGGAAGATGGGGGAGGCAAGAGAAGTTTTTGACGTGATGATTGAGAAAGGCATAGAGCCTGACATATTCACACACAATTCTTTGATTGATGGTTATTGCAGAAGTAAGAGAATTGATGAGGCAATGAATCTCTTTCTTGAAATGCCTAGCAAGAGAATGATTCCAGATGTTGTCACATACAACACTCTTATAGATACGTTTTTCCGAGTGGGGAGGCCTCTGGCTGCGTTAGAGCTACTCCATAAGATGCAAGCTTGTGGGCAACATCCTGATCTCCGAACTTATTCCATTTCGGCAAGTGGTCTTATTAGGAACAATCAGGTGGCTGAGGCAATGACATTGCTTCAAGAGATGGAAGACAAAAAGTTGTACTTTAATATCGCGAATTACACCGTCTTGATTGATGCTATGTGTGCTGTGGGGAAGCTTCTGACTGCAAAAGAGCTCTTTTATAGTCTTTCTACCAAAGGTTTGCAACCTAATATTTACACTTACAATGCAATGATCAAAGGACTATGCAAAGGGGGACTAATAAATGAAGCCTTTAAGCTGCTTGAGAAAATGGATGGGAGTGGTTGTTCACCTGACGGTATCACTTATAACATAATTATCCGAGGATTACTGAAACATGATGAGACATCTAGGGCAGTAGAATGTATTGAAATAATGGTTGACAAGGGTTTCTCTGCAGATGAAACAACTGCGACCGTGGTGGTTTATTTATTGTCAGCTAATAAAGTTGATAAGTCGATTCAAGAGTGGTTTCAGAAGCTTTTGTGA